A window from Salarias fasciatus chromosome 11, fSalaFa1.1, whole genome shotgun sequence encodes these proteins:
- the LOC115397258 gene encoding semaphorin-6D-like, with protein sequence MTMGDLVHPHHHHLHHSSELSGLPTPDSTPELPIKSMKAFKNQWEKNQNCNNAKEPKSQNYGSRPSSALLHQQVFPYSHGLANGQPAVGHLHPDERKIHNVERVLSQQPYAGYSQKVMEVTSLDELLKHIHEASGSKSSQLMSPSGLMASGGGGQLAFANRIQPQIPETESAPYYSSSTLPRDSLTRRMDVPPDIPSHHQSTLERRHSSQRHSLIAAAAKMPNGAAGGGGGAGGGSALPPHPNGYLARQHSYNGEQQEVPHRGAIVRRASSLKPDVPPKPLFIPATSPVNEQGKYNY encoded by the exons ATGACGATGGGAGACCTGgtccacccccaccaccaccacctccaccactcCTCAGAGCTGTCCGGGCTGCCCACGCCGGATTCCACCCCGGAGTTGCCCATTAAGAGCATGAAAGCTTTCAAGAACCAGTGGGAGAAGAACCAGAACTGCAACAACGCCAAGGAACCCAAGTCCCAAAACTATGGCTCCAGGCCCAGTTCAGCCCTGCTCCACCAGCAGGTCTTCCCCTACTCCCACGGCCTCGCCAACGGGCAGCCGGCGGTCGGCCACCTGCATCCGGACGAGCGGAAAATCCACAACGTGGAGCGCGTGCTGTCGCAGCAGCCGTACGCCGGTTACTCCCagaaggtgatggaggtgacgtCGCTGGACGAGCTGCTGAAGCACATCCACGAGGCGAGCGGCAGCAAGAGCTCGCAGCTCATGAGCCCGTCGGGCCTGATGgccagcggcggcgggggcCAGCTTGCGTTTGCCAACCGCATCCAGCCTCAGATTCCCGAGACGGAGTCGGCGCCGTACTACAGCTCCTCCACTTTACCCCGGGACAGCCTCACCCGCCGCATGGACGTTCCTCCAGACATCCCCTCGCACCACCAGTCCACCCTGGAGAGGAGGCACTCCTCCCAGAGGCACTCGCtgatcgccgccgccgccaaaaTGCCCAATGGcgcggcgggcggagggggcggggccgggggaggaa GTGCACTACCCCCTCATCCCAACGGGTACCTCGCACGCCAGCACAGCTACAacggagagcagcaggaggtccCGCACCGGGGCGCCATCGTCCGCCGGGCCTCCTCTCTAAAGCCCGACGTCCCGCCGAAGCCGCTGTTCATACCCGCCACGTCCCCGGTCAACGAGCAGGGGAAGTACAACTACTGA